A genomic stretch from Falco naumanni isolate bFalNau1 chromosome 6, bFalNau1.pat, whole genome shotgun sequence includes:
- the DDO gene encoding D-aspartate oxidase isoform X5, with product MSKAELQKFPQHQFGQAFTTLKCDCPPYLLWLEKRLKATGVQMYTRKVADLWELHSEYNVVVNCAGIGAHQLVGDKELFPVRGQVLKVHAPWVKNFIRNGDGLTYIYPGIHRVTLGGTREVESWSLSPDPGTTKDIFDRCCSLEPSLQRAQDIKVKVGLRPSRWCVRLEREVLSQGGVKLPVVHNYGHGAGGFSVHRGTAKEAACLVGECIAALQVSSSKAKL from the exons ATGTCCAAAGCAGAACTCCAAAAGTTTCCACAGCACCAGTTCGGTCAAGCCTTTACGACACTGAAATGTGACTGTCCACCTTACCTCCTGTGGCTGGAGAAAAG GTTGAAAGCAACTGGCGTCCAGATGTACACCAGAAAAGTTGCAGACTTGTGGGAGCTGCACAGCGAATATAACGTCGTTGTCAACTGTGCGGGCATTGGAGCCCACCAGCTGGTGGGGGACAAGGAGCTCTTCCCTGTCAGGGGACAAGTACTCAAGGTTCACGCTCCCTGGGTGAAAAACTTCATCCGGAATGGGGATGGCTTAACTTACATCTACCCGGGCATACACAGGGTAACCCTAGGGGGAACCAGGGAAGTGGAGAGCTGGAGTCTCTCCCCTGACCCTGGCACTACCAAAGATATCTTTGACAGATGCTGTTCCCTTGAGCCCTCGCTGCAGAGAGCTCAGGATATCAAGGTGAAGGTGGGCCTGAGGCCATCCAGGTGGTGCGTGAGACTGGAGAGAGAGGTCTTGAGCCAGGGGGGAGTTAAGCTTCCAGTAGTCCACAACTATGGACATGGGGCAGGTGGCTTTTCAGTACACAGGGGCACAGCCAAAGAGGCTGCTTGCCTGGTGGGGGAGTGCATTGCTGCTCTGCAAGTCTCCTCATCAAAAGCCAAGCTTTGA
- the DDO gene encoding D-aspartate oxidase isoform X4, producing the protein MGLQDVPASAARWQVFKNTPKEELPFWSDVVLGFRPMSKAELQKFPQHQFGQAFTTLKCDCPPYLLWLEKRLKATGVQMYTRKVADLWELHSEYNVVVNCAGIGAHQLVGDKELFPVRGQVLKVHAPWVKNFIRNGDGLTYIYPGIHRVTLGGTREVESWSLSPDPGTTKDIFDRCCSLEPSLQRAQDIKVKVGLRPSRWCVRLEREVLSQGGVKLPVVHNYGHGAGGFSVHRGTAKEAACLVGECIAALQVSSSKAKL; encoded by the exons GTGGCAGGTCTTTAAAAACACTCCCAAGGAAGAGTTACCTTTCTGGTCAGATGTTGTCCTGGGATTTCGACCAATGTCCAAAGCAGAACTCCAAAAGTTTCCACAGCACCAGTTCGGTCAAGCCTTTACGACACTGAAATGTGACTGTCCACCTTACCTCCTGTGGCTGGAGAAAAG GTTGAAAGCAACTGGCGTCCAGATGTACACCAGAAAAGTTGCAGACTTGTGGGAGCTGCACAGCGAATATAACGTCGTTGTCAACTGTGCGGGCATTGGAGCCCACCAGCTGGTGGGGGACAAGGAGCTCTTCCCTGTCAGGGGACAAGTACTCAAGGTTCACGCTCCCTGGGTGAAAAACTTCATCCGGAATGGGGATGGCTTAACTTACATCTACCCGGGCATACACAGGGTAACCCTAGGGGGAACCAGGGAAGTGGAGAGCTGGAGTCTCTCCCCTGACCCTGGCACTACCAAAGATATCTTTGACAGATGCTGTTCCCTTGAGCCCTCGCTGCAGAGAGCTCAGGATATCAAGGTGAAGGTGGGCCTGAGGCCATCCAGGTGGTGCGTGAGACTGGAGAGAGAGGTCTTGAGCCAGGGGGGAGTTAAGCTTCCAGTAGTCCACAACTATGGACATGGGGCAGGTGGCTTTTCAGTACACAGGGGCACAGCCAAAGAGGCTGCTTGCCTGGTGGGGGAGTGCATTGCTGCTCTGCAAGTCTCCTCATCAAAAGCCAAGCTTTGA